In Nanohaloarchaea archaeon SW_7_43_1, a single window of DNA contains:
- a CDS encoding AAA family ATPase: MKIQASDDTGKYEKASQRLIKVTEETSEVIVGQENVIENILISIICDGNVLLESYPGLGKTKTVRTLSHVLGLNFSRIQNTPDLMPSDITGTHIINENEKGEKEFVFQEGPIFANMILADEINRATPKTQSALLEAMEETQVTVGNESYQLEKPFFLMATQNPIDQEGTYPLPEAQKDRFMMKLKFDYPEKGNEEKIVERFTSELEFTPQLEKVLSESSLIKLQEFVRQVPIADDIQERAVKIVSETRDHEALNYGASPRASIDLVLAGKGRALIQGRNYVSARDINEMAAPILRHRMGLNFKAEKEGKNSEDIIEEIVDNV; the protein is encoded by the coding sequence ATGAAAATTCAGGCCAGTGATGATACCGGGAAGTACGAGAAAGCCAGTCAGAGACTCATCAAAGTAACGGAGGAAACCAGCGAAGTCATAGTTGGACAAGAAAATGTAATAGAAAATATTTTGATATCCATAATCTGTGATGGAAACGTTTTGCTTGAATCATATCCTGGACTGGGAAAAACCAAGACAGTAAGAACACTTTCCCACGTTCTCGGACTTAACTTCTCCAGGATTCAAAACACACCTGACCTGATGCCTTCAGACATAACAGGTACACACATCATCAACGAAAATGAGAAAGGAGAGAAAGAATTCGTATTCCAGGAAGGACCAATCTTCGCAAACATGATTCTAGCTGACGAGATCAACAGAGCAACACCAAAGACACAGTCAGCGCTTCTTGAAGCAATGGAAGAAACACAGGTTACAGTTGGAAACGAATCCTACCAGCTGGAAAAACCGTTCTTCCTGATGGCCACACAAAACCCTATAGACCAGGAAGGAACCTACCCCCTTCCAGAGGCACAGAAAGACCGGTTCATGATGAAACTGAAATTTGACTATCCAGAAAAAGGCAACGAAGAAAAAATTGTTGAAAGATTCACCTCGGAACTGGAATTTACTCCGCAACTTGAGAAGGTACTTTCCGAGTCTTCCCTCATCAAGCTTCAGGAGTTCGTTAGACAGGTACCGATTGCAGATGACATACAGGAGAGAGCTGTAAAAATTGTCTCGGAGACCCGAGACCATGAAGCATTAAACTACGGCGCCTCCCCAAGGGCTTCAATTGATCTTGTTCTAGCAGGGAAAGGTAGGGCACTGATACAAGGAAGAAACTATGTTTCCGCCCGAGACATAAACGAAATGGCGGCACCAATACTAAGACACCGAATGGGGTTAAATTTCAAGGCTGAGAAAGAGGGCAAAAATTCGGAAGACATTATTGAAGAGATAGTCGATAACGTCTAG
- a CDS encoding DUF58 domain-containing protein, producing MIEINFIDELDRFNLALKKNSTEIREGEQSSNSTGQGMIFEEHKKYLPGDDIRRIDWKAYARTDNLYVKRFEEEKNITVHILIDRSSSMNFGKEEKKYDYASKIGLAMAYMVANTNDRFRFSVFSETITDISSARKNPDMGGMVETLNQLRKTPESKVEKCLTEYSSRIKNKSVVVVISDFLTELDEIESGLNRLENSDVILVNTLDIEEINPSIEGDKILKDPESDSELRTYVSRKTRSNYKQQLQQHMHKIEEKTEKYGAEYILASTQEDVFESFLKVWGALNE from the coding sequence ATGATCGAAATCAATTTCATAGATGAACTTGACCGGTTCAACCTTGCTTTGAAGAAAAACTCAACGGAGATAAGAGAAGGGGAGCAATCGTCTAATTCAACAGGTCAAGGAATGATATTTGAGGAACACAAAAAATACCTGCCTGGTGACGACATCAGGAGAATAGACTGGAAAGCATACGCCCGGACGGACAACCTCTACGTTAAACGTTTTGAAGAAGAGAAAAACATAACGGTTCACATACTCATTGACCGAAGCAGCTCTATGAACTTCGGAAAAGAAGAAAAAAAATATGACTACGCATCAAAGATCGGTCTGGCGATGGCTTACATGGTAGCGAATACAAACGACCGATTCCGATTCTCTGTCTTCTCTGAGACAATTACAGACATTTCCTCAGCTAGAAAGAACCCGGATATGGGAGGCATGGTTGAAACACTGAATCAGCTTAGAAAAACACCTGAAAGCAAGGTTGAGAAATGCTTAACTGAATACAGCTCCCGGATAAAGAATAAATCCGTAGTCGTAGTAATATCTGATTTCCTGACCGAGTTAGATGAGATAGAATCGGGCCTAAACAGGTTAGAAAACAGCGACGTAATCCTTGTGAACACACTAGATATCGAGGAAATTAACCCAAGTATTGAAGGAGATAAAATCCTGAAGGACCCTGAATCGGACTCAGAGCTAAGAACCTATGTATCCAGAAAAACCAGGAGCAACTACAAGCAACAACTTCAACAACACATGCATAAGATAGAGGAAAAAACGGAAAAATACGGTGCAGAGTATATCCTGGCCTCAACCCAGGAAGATGTTTTCGAATCATTTCTAAAAGTATGGGGCGCCTTAAACGAATAA
- a CDS encoding phosphoesterase PA-phosphatase has product MYSENVLLFASGLVGAIMASLVLSFFVALKEPLRELRNHFSFKNLKVIGYALIVSNIVNVFSFFQPMPTFTPIIYWIEGSSVAVFQYFTHPLLTVFFIFTYLVVYPVLMVLTYFKLHSLDNGSEMKYVGSYILLIIISAPFFYLLPVEVTGYYLAGVEPLLYEFHPIIYQGITIIDPLTKALPSLHTGMSVLAAIYAFKYTKNYRWPILGATLAVIVSTFYLGVHWFSDALLGSVMAFMTFYLVDRGIVTSKRVPDIIVDKVKEFEENTPVLDRKN; this is encoded by the coding sequence ATGTATAGTGAAAACGTATTATTGTTTGCAAGCGGTCTTGTTGGAGCTATAATGGCCAGCCTAGTTTTATCGTTTTTCGTTGCCTTGAAAGAGCCTTTGAGGGAACTTCGTAATCATTTCAGCTTTAAAAATCTCAAAGTTATCGGTTATGCACTTATCGTGTCTAACATAGTGAACGTTTTCTCCTTTTTCCAGCCTATGCCGACGTTCACACCAATAATTTATTGGATTGAAGGTAGTTCTGTAGCTGTTTTCCAGTACTTCACTCATCCATTGCTTACCGTTTTCTTCATCTTCACATATCTGGTAGTTTACCCTGTTCTAATGGTTTTAACGTATTTCAAGCTGCATTCGCTTGATAATGGTTCTGAAATGAAGTATGTAGGTTCTTACATTTTACTAATCATTATATCCGCACCTTTCTTCTACCTTCTACCGGTCGAGGTCACGGGTTACTATCTCGCTGGAGTGGAACCTCTTCTCTATGAATTCCACCCTATTATCTATCAGGGAATCACAATCATTGATCCTCTAACGAAAGCTCTTCCTTCACTTCATACAGGTATGTCGGTTCTTGCAGCCATCTATGCGTTCAAATACACTAAAAACTACAGATGGCCGATCCTGGGAGCTACTTTAGCCGTTATAGTCTCTACTTTCTACTTAGGGGTTCATTGGTTTTCTGATGCATTGCTTGGATCTGTAATGGCATTCATGACATTCTACTTAGTTGACAGAGGTATAGTGACTTCGAAAAGAGTTCCAGACATAATTGTAGATAAGGTAAAAGAATTTGAAGAAAACACTCCGGTTCTTGATAGGAAAAATTAG
- a CDS encoding deoxyribodipyrimidine photo-lyase produces the protein MTAIVWLRRSLREYDNTALVEASKHHDEIIPCYVVDKNYFDETELGYPRVRFWRKSLEKLKQNLKNDGKDLVIRNGVPLEQLEKIIEEKSADKLYFNRDYSPYSKERGKEVRELDLEVESFKDIVMFEKEEILTNSGTPYKVYTYYKNKWFDSEKPRPQEPEEYSVPDIESEKIPSLEDLGFEKPDQTKWIWDPGREGGKQRLEEFKEKIWSYDENRDYAWKDSTSKLSPHLKFGTVSVREVFWETERVKARDSDSDGSGIEAWQEELAWRDFYFQMLWNFPESGEKALQEQFRSIEWRSKEEAEEDWERFINGRTGFPFVDAGMRQLKKTGWMHNRLRMVVTSFACKDLWLDWRDLHDYFSRMFVDAELSSMIGGIQWAYSIGTDSQPYFRVFNPWTQGEKYDPEGEYIRKWVPELQDVPDEHIHEPHKMNKLQQEDSGVEVGEDYPNSIVDHDEMREKSTERFEQARD, from the coding sequence ATGACAGCTATCGTATGGCTAAGAAGGTCGCTGAGAGAGTATGATAACACCGCTCTTGTCGAAGCCTCGAAACATCACGATGAAATTATACCGTGTTATGTGGTAGATAAAAATTATTTTGATGAAACTGAACTTGGTTATCCTAGGGTACGGTTCTGGCGCAAGTCACTGGAGAAGCTGAAACAGAATCTGAAAAACGATGGCAAAGACCTCGTAATCCGGAATGGAGTTCCATTAGAACAGCTAGAAAAAATAATTGAAGAAAAATCAGCTGATAAGCTATATTTTAACAGGGACTACTCTCCCTATTCTAAGGAGAGAGGTAAAGAAGTTAGGGAACTTGACCTAGAAGTAGAGAGCTTCAAGGACATCGTAATGTTCGAGAAAGAGGAGATACTAACAAACTCCGGAACTCCCTACAAAGTCTATACATATTACAAGAATAAGTGGTTCGACAGTGAGAAACCTAGACCGCAGGAACCTGAAGAATACTCGGTTCCGGACATTGAGTCGGAAAAAATTCCTTCTCTGGAAGATCTTGGATTTGAAAAGCCGGATCAAACCAAATGGATATGGGATCCGGGCAGAGAGGGAGGAAAGCAGAGACTTGAAGAATTCAAGGAAAAGATTTGGAGTTATGATGAGAACAGAGACTATGCCTGGAAAGACTCCACCTCAAAGCTTTCGCCACATCTCAAGTTCGGAACAGTTTCTGTAAGAGAAGTTTTCTGGGAAACTGAAAGGGTTAAGGCCAGAGACTCGGACTCTGATGGTTCAGGGATAGAGGCCTGGCAGGAGGAACTAGCGTGGCGAGACTTTTACTTTCAGATGCTTTGGAACTTTCCTGAATCAGGAGAAAAAGCGCTGCAGGAACAGTTCAGAAGTATTGAATGGAGATCAAAGGAAGAGGCTGAAGAAGACTGGGAACGGTTTATCAACGGAAGAACAGGTTTTCCATTTGTTGATGCTGGTATGAGACAATTGAAAAAAACCGGATGGATGCATAACCGGCTGAGAATGGTTGTAACATCTTTTGCATGCAAGGATCTCTGGCTTGATTGGAGAGATCTACACGATTACTTCTCCAGGATGTTCGTTGATGCCGAACTCTCATCAATGATCGGTGGGATACAATGGGCCTACTCAATCGGGACTGATTCACAGCCTTACTTCAGGGTTTTCAATCCCTGGACACAGGGAGAGAAATACGATCCAGAAGGGGAATATATACGGAAATGGGTTCCTGAGCTTCAGGATGTTCCTGACGAACATATCCATGAGCCACATAAGATGAATAAACTGCAGCAAGAAGATTCTGGGGTTGAGGTAGGTGAAGATTATCCTAATTCGATAGTGGATCACGATGAGATGAGGGAGAAATCAACTGAGAGATTTGAACAGGCAAGGGATTAA
- a CDS encoding 30S ribosomal protein S6e, giving the protein MKITVGDSNGQTHQIETEEKPQLYGDQIGEEFDGGIVGLEGYTLEITGGTDRQGFPMRESIEGTERQRILLENGSGIREDEDGVRRRKSVRGNTVSGEIEQLNTIVIEEGSKSVDELLNEEDEE; this is encoded by the coding sequence ATGAAAATTACAGTTGGAGACTCAAACGGACAAACACATCAGATCGAGACAGAGGAAAAACCACAGCTATATGGAGACCAGATTGGGGAAGAATTCGACGGCGGCATCGTCGGTCTGGAAGGATACACACTAGAGATTACAGGAGGAACTGACAGACAGGGATTCCCTATGAGAGAATCCATCGAAGGCACAGAAAGACAGAGAATTCTACTTGAAAACGGTTCAGGGATTAGAGAGGACGAAGACGGAGTCAGGAGAAGAAAATCTGTCCGAGGTAATACTGTAAGCGGAGAGATCGAACAATTGAACACCATTGTGATTGAAGAAGGCTCCAAATCAGTTGATGAACTTCTAAATGAAGAAGACGAAGAATAA
- a CDS encoding translation initiation factor IF-2 subunit gamma translates to MTEEIPEVNIGLVGHVDHGKTTLTNALTGKWTDKHSEELKKGITIKLGYADVSYYQDEDGFNVDGKGEHVRTISLVDSPGHETLMANVLSGAAIMDGAILLVAADEEVPQPQTREHLAALDIIGIENIVVVQNKIDKVSKEESKENYRQIKEFLEGSVAEDAPIIPISAQQEVNIDALTKTVEEEIPTPERDTESEPKMLIARSFDINKPGTDINKIKGSVLGGSLVKGKLKEGEKIEIRPGVREDGKWNSVETEIETILHGGEPVEEGTPGGLLAVETSLDPALSKSDGLAGNVLGKKGEVPETTSKVKIDVELMEELVGSDEGEEIENIKKGEPLMINVGTGKSAGAVTGLGKTVEIDLKMPICAEEGDRVALSRQIGSRWRLIGHGKVTST, encoded by the coding sequence ATGACAGAAGAAATACCAGAAGTCAACATAGGTCTTGTAGGTCACGTAGACCACGGAAAGACCACGCTGACCAACGCTCTCACAGGTAAGTGGACTGACAAACATTCCGAAGAGTTGAAGAAAGGTATTACCATCAAGCTTGGATATGCAGATGTATCCTATTATCAGGACGAAGACGGTTTCAATGTGGACGGGAAAGGTGAGCATGTTAGAACTATCTCACTTGTAGATTCTCCAGGCCACGAAACACTAATGGCTAATGTTCTCTCCGGAGCAGCTATAATGGATGGCGCCATTCTTCTTGTAGCAGCTGACGAGGAAGTACCACAACCCCAGACCCGAGAACATCTTGCAGCACTTGACATAATCGGGATAGAAAACATTGTCGTTGTACAGAACAAGATTGACAAAGTCTCAAAAGAGGAGTCAAAAGAAAATTACCGTCAGATCAAAGAATTTCTGGAAGGGTCTGTAGCTGAAGATGCGCCAATAATACCTATCTCAGCACAGCAAGAAGTAAACATTGACGCACTCACCAAAACCGTAGAAGAAGAAATTCCGACACCAGAAAGAGATACAGAATCAGAACCGAAAATGCTTATAGCAAGATCATTCGATATCAACAAGCCCGGCACCGATATAAACAAAATAAAGGGAAGTGTTTTAGGTGGAAGCCTGGTAAAAGGAAAGCTGAAGGAAGGAGAGAAAATAGAGATAAGACCCGGTGTGAGAGAAGACGGTAAATGGAACAGCGTTGAGACAGAAATAGAGACAATTCTCCACGGAGGAGAACCTGTAGAAGAAGGAACACCTGGAGGACTTCTCGCAGTTGAGACCTCACTCGATCCAGCGCTATCGAAATCAGATGGGTTAGCAGGAAACGTTTTAGGAAAGAAAGGAGAAGTACCGGAAACCACCAGCAAAGTTAAGATAGATGTAGAGCTTATGGAGGAACTCGTCGGCTCAGATGAAGGAGAGGAAATCGAAAACATAAAGAAGGGTGAGCCACTGATGATCAATGTTGGTACAGGAAAATCAGCCGGAGCCGTCACAGGTCTTGGAAAAACTGTTGAGATAGATCTTAAGATGCCGATCTGTGCCGAGGAAGGCGACCGTGTTGCACTTTCCCGGCAGATAGGCTCTCGTTGGCGGCTAATCGGACACGGCAAGGTTACATCAACCTAA
- a CDS encoding DNA-directed RNA polymerase yields MYKKLTIQDQVRVPPQHLGEDVEESVKAGLAEEVEGTINSEIGVIIGVENVESIEGGEIEPEDAGVFYDVEYNAMVYEPELHEVVFGEVVDITEFGAFIRIGAFDGLCHVSQIMDEYVNLDEEQSMLVSEEEQSTLEVGDTVTSRIIAVSLEKQDTNKINLTMRQPGLGKDEWIELYEEEQEEEDEEQEEE; encoded by the coding sequence ATGTACAAAAAACTGACAATCCAGGATCAGGTAAGAGTTCCCCCACAGCATCTCGGAGAAGACGTAGAGGAAAGTGTCAAAGCAGGACTCGCCGAGGAAGTTGAGGGAACAATCAACTCGGAAATCGGAGTAATAATCGGAGTTGAAAACGTAGAATCTATCGAAGGCGGAGAAATAGAGCCAGAAGATGCAGGAGTTTTCTACGATGTTGAATACAACGCGATGGTCTATGAGCCAGAGCTACACGAAGTAGTGTTCGGAGAAGTTGTAGACATTACAGAGTTCGGAGCATTCATCCGAATCGGAGCTTTCGACGGTCTCTGCCACGTATCACAGATCATGGACGAATATGTTAACCTGGATGAGGAGCAATCAATGCTAGTCTCCGAAGAAGAACAGTCCACACTCGAAGTCGGAGACACGGTCACATCAAGAATAATCGCTGTATCACTTGAAAAACAGGATACCAACAAGATTAACCTGACAATGAGACAGCCAGGACTTGGAAAAGACGAATGGATCGAACTTTACGAGGAAGAACAAGAGGAAGAAGACGAAGAACAGGAGGAAGAATAA
- a CDS encoding DNA-directed RNA polymerase subunit E'', giving the protein MAEKACKQCNRIVEDATECPVCKNNDLSESWSGLVVIYDSEGSDIAERLEIQTPGKYAIRTR; this is encoded by the coding sequence ATGGCGGAGAAAGCATGCAAACAGTGTAACAGGATTGTCGAAGATGCAACAGAGTGTCCTGTATGCAAAAACAACGATCTATCGGAATCATGGAGCGGACTGGTAGTGATCTATGATTCGGAAGGTTCAGATATAGCTGAACGACTTGAAATCCAGACACCCGGAAAATACGCAATTCGAACGAGGTAA
- a CDS encoding 30S ribosomal protein S27ae encodes MAKHAQVKRWEKYSEDGETDVEKCPRCSSFLAEHEDRKSCGKCGYTKHE; translated from the coding sequence ATGGCGAAACACGCACAGGTCAAGAGATGGGAGAAGTACAGCGAAGACGGAGAAACAGATGTAGAAAAATGCCCAAGATGCAGCAGCTTCCTAGCAGAACACGAAGACCGGAAAAGCTGCGGCAAATGCGGCTACACCAAGCACGAATGA
- a CDS encoding UGMP family protein (universal genome maintenance protein; Kae1/Qri7/OSGEP/YgjD family protein; in Archaea, some Kae1 are found as fusion proteins similar to two distinct proteins in yeast that are involved in the KEOPS complex; kinase associated endopeptidase 1 (Kae1) and a serine/threonine protein kinase (Bud32); in Pyrococcus Kae1 has atypical AP endonuclease activity and inhibits the kinase activity of Bud32): protein MKILGIESTAHTLGAGIVSEEEILANQRSMFEPDEGGIHPRKAAEHHYQHALEILNNALQEADLEAGELDGIAFSQGPGIPQCLDVGAVMARSLSLRYDLELVGVNHCLAHISIGKRTTEAEKPATLYVSGGNSQVIEYRSGRYRIIGETLDIALGNALDKLAREMGYPHPGGPEIEKLAEKTDEIIDISYPIKGMDFSFSGLVTECERKIGKKDDKTIANSFQEHAYSAVVEALERAMAQENSDEALLTGGVAMNSRLREMVEKMCEQRDAEAYFPPPEYCMDNGTMIAHQGMIELKADIETNIENSGKKSNWRPDEVEVTWL, encoded by the coding sequence ATGAAGATCCTCGGAATCGAATCCACCGCCCATACACTGGGTGCAGGAATTGTCAGTGAAGAAGAGATACTGGCGAACCAGAGATCAATGTTCGAACCAGATGAGGGTGGCATCCATCCGAGAAAAGCCGCCGAACACCATTACCAGCATGCACTGGAAATACTGAATAATGCTTTGCAGGAAGCTGATCTTGAAGCCGGGGAACTTGACGGAATTGCTTTCTCACAGGGTCCGGGTATACCGCAGTGCCTTGATGTTGGAGCGGTAATGGCGAGAAGCCTTTCACTGAGATATGACTTAGAGCTTGTTGGTGTCAACCACTGCCTGGCACATATTTCAATCGGGAAAAGGACCACAGAAGCGGAAAAACCGGCCACTCTCTACGTTTCTGGAGGAAACTCACAGGTAATAGAATATCGAAGCGGTCGGTATAGAATAATAGGTGAGACCCTGGATATCGCGTTAGGAAATGCTCTGGACAAGCTGGCGCGGGAGATGGGCTATCCGCATCCTGGCGGACCGGAAATAGAGAAGCTAGCTGAGAAAACGGATGAAATAATTGATATCTCCTATCCGATCAAAGGAATGGATTTCTCATTCTCTGGGCTTGTAACGGAATGTGAGAGGAAGATTGGAAAGAAAGATGATAAAACAATAGCGAACTCTTTCCAGGAACATGCATACTCTGCAGTGGTTGAAGCACTGGAACGGGCGATGGCTCAGGAGAACAGCGATGAAGCTCTATTGACAGGCGGGGTGGCGATGAACTCCCGGCTCAGAGAGATGGTGGAGAAGATGTGCGAGCAGCGAGATGCAGAGGCCTACTTCCCGCCCCCAGAATACTGTATGGACAACGGCACCATGATCGCACACCAGGGCATGATAGAGCTTAAAGCAGATATAGAAACAAATATAGAAAATTCAGGTAAAAAATCAAACTGGAGGCCGGACGAGGTAGAAGTTACATGGCTGTAG
- a CDS encoding threonylcarbamoyl-AMP synthase, whose amino-acid sequence MCVNMVLENQVEEARKIIEKEGTVIFPTETAYGIAADATNNDAVEKVYKMKQRPRSKGLTTIVYSLKQAEKYAELSEEEKKVAEELMPGPLTVVAEKKGNIPDNLNEHFAFRISSTETARKLAENTPITATSANISGKETSYSVENISPELREKADYIIDHGELDNGPTSTILELNNGITVHREGPIKREEIQKIIQG is encoded by the coding sequence ATGTGTGTAAATATGGTTCTAGAAAACCAGGTTGAAGAAGCCAGAAAAATTATCGAAAAAGAAGGAACAGTTATATTCCCCACTGAAACGGCCTATGGGATAGCAGCTGACGCAACGAATAATGATGCGGTGGAAAAAGTCTACAAAATGAAGCAGAGGCCCCGAAGCAAGGGATTAACGACCATAGTCTATTCTCTGAAGCAGGCAGAAAAATATGCAGAGTTATCAGAGGAGGAAAAGAAAGTAGCGGAGGAATTGATGCCTGGACCTTTGACAGTGGTGGCTGAGAAGAAGGGGAATATCCCTGACAACCTAAACGAGCATTTCGCATTCCGGATATCCTCCACGGAAACAGCGAGAAAGCTGGCTGAAAACACTCCTATAACCGCTACCAGCGCCAATATCTCAGGTAAAGAAACCTCTTACTCAGTCGAGAACATATCCCCCGAACTCAGGGAGAAAGCAGATTACATAATTGATCATGGAGAACTTGACAACGGGCCGACTTCTACTATATTGGAGTTAAACAACGGAATCACGGTTCACCGGGAGGGACCTATTAAGAGGGAAGAAATACAAAAAATCATACAGGGATGA
- a CDS encoding potassium transporter Kef, which translates to MNAGFEALALIIGLATVLSFIAKKTEQPTVISYILTGLILGPVGIGLLGQTETTQLFSELGLVFLLFFIGLEINVSKIREVLGPTVLIGIAQMALSAALGFATGFLLGFTVIESVFFGAAAMFSSTALVVKILTDKDEASTLPGRLDIGILLIQDIVVVLILAILTANFNSITGTLFRFGEILVMIGLVGGISLASSKYLLPKMFKKTSINRHAFFIYGIAWAFTLISGAQYLDLSLEIGAFFAGLSLAQLPYSSELQERVRPLTDLFMALFFINFGLQILPEQLSTYFVEAVLASAVLMIGKFGIFFGLTDRMKFTPQTSFKTSINMTQISEFSLILGALAASEQLIGQNFLGFISLVAIITMSSSSYLLNFNEKVYRKVEGLVRKITTDEGEDVEIERMSNHAIVIGYDRITERLSPLLEETYSNVVVIDKNPENTRELAKSSYEYIYGDFNHGEIRKAAAIEKAEIIISVSKDRKVNHQILRDKKRETIAFLEADSFEDAAELYEKNADYVVIENIVTGDKMADYLELYLEDPNLFQEEIEDELETIHWGGRNG; encoded by the coding sequence ATGAACGCCGGCTTTGAAGCACTAGCCTTGATTATCGGTCTGGCCACAGTACTATCCTTCATCGCGAAGAAAACAGAACAACCGACCGTCATAAGCTACATTTTGACAGGCTTGATACTCGGCCCGGTAGGTATAGGCCTGCTAGGGCAGACTGAAACAACACAGCTTTTCTCAGAACTGGGACTCGTATTCTTACTTTTCTTCATCGGCCTGGAGATAAATGTTAGCAAGATTCGAGAGGTGCTTGGACCGACAGTTCTAATAGGAATCGCCCAAATGGCTCTTTCAGCAGCTCTAGGATTCGCAACCGGTTTTCTACTAGGTTTCACAGTAATTGAATCAGTTTTCTTTGGTGCTGCAGCAATGTTCAGCTCGACAGCCCTAGTTGTAAAGATACTAACAGATAAGGATGAGGCAAGCACTCTACCAGGCCGCCTGGACATAGGAATTCTACTTATACAGGATATAGTTGTCGTTCTAATACTGGCAATTCTAACTGCTAACTTCAACAGCATAACAGGTACCCTGTTCCGGTTCGGGGAGATACTCGTGATGATAGGTCTCGTAGGAGGTATATCACTGGCATCATCAAAGTACCTCCTACCTAAAATGTTTAAGAAAACATCAATCAACAGACATGCATTTTTCATCTACGGCATTGCATGGGCGTTTACATTGATATCTGGAGCCCAATATCTAGACCTGTCTCTGGAGATCGGAGCTTTCTTCGCCGGCCTGAGTCTGGCACAGCTCCCTTACAGTAGCGAGCTTCAGGAAAGAGTGCGACCATTAACCGACCTATTCATGGCTCTCTTCTTCATCAACTTCGGACTACAAATACTGCCGGAACAGTTATCCACCTACTTTGTAGAAGCAGTTTTAGCCTCAGCAGTTCTTATGATCGGAAAGTTCGGTATATTCTTCGGACTAACGGATCGCATGAAATTCACACCCCAGACCTCGTTCAAAACCAGTATTAACATGACGCAGATAAGCGAGTTCTCGCTTATTCTGGGAGCATTAGCTGCCTCAGAACAGCTGATAGGTCAGAACTTTCTCGGCTTCATCAGTCTTGTTGCAATAATAACTATGAGCTCGTCTTCCTACCTGCTTAACTTCAATGAAAAAGTCTATAGAAAAGTGGAGGGTCTTGTGAGGAAGATAACAACTGATGAGGGAGAAGATGTAGAAATCGAACGGATGAGTAATCACGCGATAGTGATCGGTTATGACAGAATCACAGAAAGGCTTTCTCCCCTCCTTGAGGAAACTTATTCTAACGTTGTGGTTATAGACAAGAACCCGGAAAATACGAGAGAACTAGCTAAATCATCTTACGAGTATATCTACGGCGACTTTAACCACGGAGAGATAAGAAAAGCTGCAGCAATAGAGAAGGCAGAAATTATCATCTCAGTATCCAAGGATAGGAAGGTAAACCACCAGATACTGAGAGACAAAAAGCGGGAAACAATCGCCTTCCTCGAAGCAGACAGCTTCGAAGATGCAGCCGAGCTATACGAGAAAAATGCGGATTACGTGGTGATAGAAAACATTGTTACAGGGGATAAAATGGCTGATTACCTTGAGCTTTACCTTGAGGACCCGAATCTATTTCAGGAAGAAATAGAAGACGAACTCGAGACTATTCACTGGGGTGGTAGAAATGGCTGA